From one Acipenser ruthenus chromosome 21, fAciRut3.2 maternal haplotype, whole genome shotgun sequence genomic stretch:
- the LOC117427826 gene encoding POZ-, AT hook-, and zinc finger-containing protein 1-like isoform X6: MERISEQPWNSSYTYQVSKHSDEMLHNLNDQRKNGGRFCDVILRVGEDSFPAHKAVLAACSQYFESVFSCQAEGGGETKELEMHTISAKVFKDILDFAYTSKIVVRLECFPELMTAAKFLLMRSVIRICQEVIKQSNVQILVPPARGDPDLGFPLDMSNGSVFGTNGQAHDGDVNTQASGGLSLTDSSPSAIPPGLQGAERIPVTSPQLLVANPFQNAASGAAPVGAGGKRGRGRPKKIPAVDPMLFGGPTVSKEQGVFPCGLCGKLFTDGVRLRNHEAQHGAPSISLHSMGISATQQPRPGENGVPIHIGVADGTRKRERTRRHVGCDICGKVFRDVYHLNRHKLSHSGEKPYACPVCGLRFKRKDRMSYHVRSHDGSVGKPYVCQTCGKGFSRPDHLNGHIKQVHTSERPHKCQTCNASFATRDRLRSHLACHEDKIPCQVCGKFLRAAYMTDHLKKHSEGPHNYCNICNKDGQEDLQKCPHQDPQDSSDNSFGELSDGSDLKSHHKVEEESLSFQCEAGGGGESEGDGKLKNETEKKHTCPDCGSSFRSRSHLNKHVQKAHCPQKGMQALGELAPFSPQQNMSLLESFGFQIVQSAFASSLTDPEAGHSGMNMGGK, translated from the exons ATGGAGCGCATTTCGGAGCAGCCGTGGAATTCCTCGTACACCTACCAGGTGAGTAAACACAGCGACGAGATGCTTCACAACCTCAACGACCAGAGGAAAAATGGAGGAAGGTTTTGTGATGTGATCCTGCGGGTCGGGGAAGACAGCTTCCCGGCTCACAAAGCCGTGCTGGCGGCCTGCAGCCAGTACTTCGAGTCGGTGTTCAGCTGTCAGGCGGAAGGGGGCGGCGAGACCAAAGAGCTGGAGATGCACACGATCAGCGCCAAAGTTTTTAAGGACATTTTAGACTTCGCGTACACTTCGAAGATTGTCGTCAGACTCGAGTGCTTCCCGGAGCTAATGACAGCCGCCAAGTTTCTTCTGATGAGGTCCGTGATTCGGATATGCCAGGAGGTCATCAAGCAATCCAATGTGCAGATTCTGGTCCCGCCGGCTAGGGGTGATCCCGATCTGGGGTTTCCATTGGACATGTCAAATGGGTCCGTGTTCGGGACCAATGGACAGGCGCACGACGGCGACGTCAACACCCAAGCGAGCGGCGGGCTTTCCTTGACAGACAGTAGCCCATCTGCGATACCCCCGGGTCTGCAGGGGGCTGAACGGATTCCCGTGACGTCCCCGCAGCTGCTTGTGGCGAATCCGTTTCAAAACGCGGCGAGCGGCGCCGCTCCGGTTGGAGCGGGAGGGAAGCGGGGCAGAGGGCGACCCAAGAAGATCCCGGCGGTGGATCCCATGCTGTTCGGCGGCCCAACCGTTTCAAAAGAGCAGGGGGTCTTCCCCTGCGGGCTCTGCGGAAAGCTGTTCACCGACGGCGTTCGGCTCAGGAACCACGAAGCCCAGCACGGCGCTCCCAGCATCAGTCTCCACAGCATGGGCATCTCCGCCACGCAGCAACCGCGGCCGGGAGAAAACGGGGTTCCGATCCACATCGGGGTCGCAGACGGCACTCGGAAGCGGGAGAGGACCCGGAGGCACGTCGGGTGCGACATTTGCGGGAAGGTGTTTCGGGACGTCTATCACCTGAACCGGCACAAGCTCTCCCACTCCGGGGAGAAGCCCTACGCCTGTCCGGTTTGCGGGCTGCGTTTTAAGAGGAAGGACCGGATGTCTTACCACGTTCGGTCTCACGACGGCTCGGTCGGGAAACCCTACGTGTGTCAGACCTGCGGCAAGGGATTCTCCAG GCCGGACCACCTAAACGGACACATCAAGCAGGTGCACACCTCGGAGAGACCCCACAAGTGTCAG ACCTGCAATGCCTCCTTCGCCACGAGGGACAGGCTGCGCTCCCACCTGGCGTGCCACGAGGATAAAATCCCGTGCCAGGTGTGTGGCAAGTTCCTGCGGGCCGCCTACATGACGGACCACCTAAAGAAGCACAGCGAGGGTCCGCACAACTACTGCAACATCTGCAACAAAG aCGGACAAGAGGACCTCCAGAAATGCCCCCACCAAGACCCGCAGGACAGCTCGGACAACTCCTTCGGGGAGCTGTCTGACGGGAGCGATCTCAAGTCTCACCACAAGGTGGAGGAAGAGAGCCTCTCGTTCCAGTGCGAGGCGGGAGGAGGGGGCGAGTCCGAGGGCGACGGCAAATTGAAAAACGAGACGGAAAAAAAGCACACCTGCCCGGACTGCGGCAGCAGCTTCCGCTCCAGGTCCCACTTGAACAAGCACGTGCAGAAGGCTCACTGCCCCCAGAAGGGCATGCAAGCGCTGGGGGAACTGGCCCCCTTCTCCCCGCAACAGAACATGTCCCTCCTTGAGTCTTTCGGCTTCCAGATCGTCCAGTCCGCTTTCGCCTCCTCGCTGACTGATCCTGAGGCCGGGCACAGCGGGATGAACATGGGGGGCAAGTGA
- the LOC117427826 gene encoding POZ-, AT hook-, and zinc finger-containing protein 1-like isoform X3, whose protein sequence is MERISEQPWNSSYTYQVSKHSDEMLHNLNDQRKNGGRFCDVILRVGEDSFPAHKAVLAACSQYFESVFSCQAEGGGETKELEMHTISAKVFKDILDFAYTSKIVVRLECFPELMTAAKFLLMRSVIRICQEVIKQSNVQILVPPARGDPDLGFPLDMSNGSVFGTNGQAHDGDVNTQASGGLSLTDSSPSAIPPGLQGAERIPVTSPQLLVANPFQNAASGAAPVGAGGKRGRGRPKKIPAVDPMLFGGPTVSKEQGVFPCGLCGKLFTDGVRLRNHEAQHGAPSISLHSMGISATQQPRPGENGVPIHIGVADGTRKRERTRRHVGCDICGKVFRDVYHLNRHKLSHSGEKPYACPVCGLRFKRKDRMSYHVRSHDGSVGKPYVCQTCGKGFSRPDHLNGHIKQVHTSERPHKCQVEEVKGHGSNDYNAFCVNLLKTCNASFATRDRLRSHLACHEDKIPCQVCGKFLRAAYMTDHLKKHSEGPHNYCNICNKDFCASRRLLVSFPEAEVRFRGLPAPDPPTLPFCPPPIGFQPEVLLGKPGAQYFWECRAAGLPGRHADGQEDLQKCPHQDPQDSSDNSFGELSDGSDLKSHHKVEEESLSFQCEAGGGGESEGDGKLKNETEKKHTCPDCGSSFRSRSHLNKHVQKAHCPQKGMQALGELAPFSPQQNMSLLESFGFQIVQSAFASSLTDPEAGHSGMNMGGK, encoded by the exons ATGGAGCGCATTTCGGAGCAGCCGTGGAATTCCTCGTACACCTACCAGGTGAGTAAACACAGCGACGAGATGCTTCACAACCTCAACGACCAGAGGAAAAATGGAGGAAGGTTTTGTGATGTGATCCTGCGGGTCGGGGAAGACAGCTTCCCGGCTCACAAAGCCGTGCTGGCGGCCTGCAGCCAGTACTTCGAGTCGGTGTTCAGCTGTCAGGCGGAAGGGGGCGGCGAGACCAAAGAGCTGGAGATGCACACGATCAGCGCCAAAGTTTTTAAGGACATTTTAGACTTCGCGTACACTTCGAAGATTGTCGTCAGACTCGAGTGCTTCCCGGAGCTAATGACAGCCGCCAAGTTTCTTCTGATGAGGTCCGTGATTCGGATATGCCAGGAGGTCATCAAGCAATCCAATGTGCAGATTCTGGTCCCGCCGGCTAGGGGTGATCCCGATCTGGGGTTTCCATTGGACATGTCAAATGGGTCCGTGTTCGGGACCAATGGACAGGCGCACGACGGCGACGTCAACACCCAAGCGAGCGGCGGGCTTTCCTTGACAGACAGTAGCCCATCTGCGATACCCCCGGGTCTGCAGGGGGCTGAACGGATTCCCGTGACGTCCCCGCAGCTGCTTGTGGCGAATCCGTTTCAAAACGCGGCGAGCGGCGCCGCTCCGGTTGGAGCGGGAGGGAAGCGGGGCAGAGGGCGACCCAAGAAGATCCCGGCGGTGGATCCCATGCTGTTCGGCGGCCCAACCGTTTCAAAAGAGCAGGGGGTCTTCCCCTGCGGGCTCTGCGGAAAGCTGTTCACCGACGGCGTTCGGCTCAGGAACCACGAAGCCCAGCACGGCGCTCCCAGCATCAGTCTCCACAGCATGGGCATCTCCGCCACGCAGCAACCGCGGCCGGGAGAAAACGGGGTTCCGATCCACATCGGGGTCGCAGACGGCACTCGGAAGCGGGAGAGGACCCGGAGGCACGTCGGGTGCGACATTTGCGGGAAGGTGTTTCGGGACGTCTATCACCTGAACCGGCACAAGCTCTCCCACTCCGGGGAGAAGCCCTACGCCTGTCCGGTTTGCGGGCTGCGTTTTAAGAGGAAGGACCGGATGTCTTACCACGTTCGGTCTCACGACGGCTCGGTCGGGAAACCCTACGTGTGTCAGACCTGCGGCAAGGGATTCTCCAG GCCGGACCACCTAAACGGACACATCAAGCAGGTGCACACCTCGGAGAGACCCCACAAGTGTCAG GTTGAAGAGGTGAAAGGCCATGGCAGTAATGACTATAACGCTTTTTGTGTTAATCTCTTGAAGACCTGCAATGCCTCCTTCGCCACGAGGGACAGGCTGCGCTCCCACCTGGCGTGCCACGAGGATAAAATCCCGTGCCAGGTGTGTGGCAAGTTCCTGCGGGCCGCCTACATGACGGACCACCTAAAGAAGCACAGCGAGGGTCCGCACAACTACTGCAACATCTGCAACAAAG ACTTTTGTGCCAGTCGGAGGCTGCTGGTCAGTTTCCCTGAAGCAGAGGTGCGTTTCCGAGGGCTGCCTGCCCCGGACCCGCCCACGCTGCCCTTCTGCCCTCCTCCCATTGGCTTCCAGCCCGAGGTGTTGCTGGGGAAACCTGGCGCTCAGTATTTTTGGGAGTGCCGGGCGGCCGGCCTGCCTGGGCGTCACGCAG aCGGACAAGAGGACCTCCAGAAATGCCCCCACCAAGACCCGCAGGACAGCTCGGACAACTCCTTCGGGGAGCTGTCTGACGGGAGCGATCTCAAGTCTCACCACAAGGTGGAGGAAGAGAGCCTCTCGTTCCAGTGCGAGGCGGGAGGAGGGGGCGAGTCCGAGGGCGACGGCAAATTGAAAAACGAGACGGAAAAAAAGCACACCTGCCCGGACTGCGGCAGCAGCTTCCGCTCCAGGTCCCACTTGAACAAGCACGTGCAGAAGGCTCACTGCCCCCAGAAGGGCATGCAAGCGCTGGGGGAACTGGCCCCCTTCTCCCCGCAACAGAACATGTCCCTCCTTGAGTCTTTCGGCTTCCAGATCGTCCAGTCCGCTTTCGCCTCCTCGCTGACTGATCCTGAGGCCGGGCACAGCGGGATGAACATGGGGGGCAAGTGA
- the LOC117427826 gene encoding POZ (BTB) and AT hook-containing zinc finger 1-like isoform X1: MERISEQPWNSSYTYQVSKHSDEMLHNLNDQRKNGGRFCDVILRVGEDSFPAHKAVLAACSQYFESVFSCQAEGGGETKELEMHTISAKVFKDILDFAYTSKIVVRLECFPELMTAAKFLLMRSVIRICQEVIKQSNVQILVPPARGDPDLGFPLDMSNGSVFGTNGQAHDGDVNTQASGGLSLTDSSPSAIPPGLQGAERIPVTSPQLLVANPFQNAASGAAPVGAGGKRGRGRPKKIPAVDPMLFGGPTVSKEQGVFPCGLCGKLFTDGVRLRNHEAQHGAPSISLHSMGISATQQPRPGENGVPIHIGVADGTRKRERTRRHVGCDICGKVFRDVYHLNRHKLSHSGEKPYACPVCGLRFKRKDRMSYHVRSHDGSVGKPYVCQTCGKGFSRPDHLNGHIKQVHTSERPHKCQVEEVKGHGSNDYNAFCVNLLKTCNASFATRDRLRSHLACHEDKIPCQVCGKFLRAAYMTDHLKKHSEGPHNYCNICNKGFSTASYLKVHVKSHHGAALPGSPHFTEQRDEPQNGGAAFHMGRTCAVEDFCASRRLLVSFPEAEVRFRGLPAPDPPTLPFCPPPIGFQPEVLLGKPGAQYFWECRAAGLPGRHADGQEDLQKCPHQDPQDSSDNSFGELSDGSDLKSHHKVEEESLSFQCEAGGGGESEGDGKLKNETEKKHTCPDCGSSFRSRSHLNKHVQKAHCPQKGMQALGELAPFSPQQNMSLLESFGFQIVQSAFASSLTDPEAGHSGMNMGGK, translated from the exons ATGGAGCGCATTTCGGAGCAGCCGTGGAATTCCTCGTACACCTACCAGGTGAGTAAACACAGCGACGAGATGCTTCACAACCTCAACGACCAGAGGAAAAATGGAGGAAGGTTTTGTGATGTGATCCTGCGGGTCGGGGAAGACAGCTTCCCGGCTCACAAAGCCGTGCTGGCGGCCTGCAGCCAGTACTTCGAGTCGGTGTTCAGCTGTCAGGCGGAAGGGGGCGGCGAGACCAAAGAGCTGGAGATGCACACGATCAGCGCCAAAGTTTTTAAGGACATTTTAGACTTCGCGTACACTTCGAAGATTGTCGTCAGACTCGAGTGCTTCCCGGAGCTAATGACAGCCGCCAAGTTTCTTCTGATGAGGTCCGTGATTCGGATATGCCAGGAGGTCATCAAGCAATCCAATGTGCAGATTCTGGTCCCGCCGGCTAGGGGTGATCCCGATCTGGGGTTTCCATTGGACATGTCAAATGGGTCCGTGTTCGGGACCAATGGACAGGCGCACGACGGCGACGTCAACACCCAAGCGAGCGGCGGGCTTTCCTTGACAGACAGTAGCCCATCTGCGATACCCCCGGGTCTGCAGGGGGCTGAACGGATTCCCGTGACGTCCCCGCAGCTGCTTGTGGCGAATCCGTTTCAAAACGCGGCGAGCGGCGCCGCTCCGGTTGGAGCGGGAGGGAAGCGGGGCAGAGGGCGACCCAAGAAGATCCCGGCGGTGGATCCCATGCTGTTCGGCGGCCCAACCGTTTCAAAAGAGCAGGGGGTCTTCCCCTGCGGGCTCTGCGGAAAGCTGTTCACCGACGGCGTTCGGCTCAGGAACCACGAAGCCCAGCACGGCGCTCCCAGCATCAGTCTCCACAGCATGGGCATCTCCGCCACGCAGCAACCGCGGCCGGGAGAAAACGGGGTTCCGATCCACATCGGGGTCGCAGACGGCACTCGGAAGCGGGAGAGGACCCGGAGGCACGTCGGGTGCGACATTTGCGGGAAGGTGTTTCGGGACGTCTATCACCTGAACCGGCACAAGCTCTCCCACTCCGGGGAGAAGCCCTACGCCTGTCCGGTTTGCGGGCTGCGTTTTAAGAGGAAGGACCGGATGTCTTACCACGTTCGGTCTCACGACGGCTCGGTCGGGAAACCCTACGTGTGTCAGACCTGCGGCAAGGGATTCTCCAG GCCGGACCACCTAAACGGACACATCAAGCAGGTGCACACCTCGGAGAGACCCCACAAGTGTCAG GTTGAAGAGGTGAAAGGCCATGGCAGTAATGACTATAACGCTTTTTGTGTTAATCTCTTGAAGACCTGCAATGCCTCCTTCGCCACGAGGGACAGGCTGCGCTCCCACCTGGCGTGCCACGAGGATAAAATCCCGTGCCAGGTGTGTGGCAAGTTCCTGCGGGCCGCCTACATGACGGACCACCTAAAGAAGCACAGCGAGGGTCCGCACAACTACTGCAACATCTGCAACAAAG GTTTCTCCACTGCTTCCTACCTAAAGGTCCATGTTAAAAGCCACCACGGTGCCGCCCTCCCCGGCAGCCCCCACTTTACTGAGCAGAGGGATGAGCCCCAGAACGGGGGCGCGGCCTTCCACATGGGCAGGACTTGTGCTGTCGAAG ACTTTTGTGCCAGTCGGAGGCTGCTGGTCAGTTTCCCTGAAGCAGAGGTGCGTTTCCGAGGGCTGCCTGCCCCGGACCCGCCCACGCTGCCCTTCTGCCCTCCTCCCATTGGCTTCCAGCCCGAGGTGTTGCTGGGGAAACCTGGCGCTCAGTATTTTTGGGAGTGCCGGGCGGCCGGCCTGCCTGGGCGTCACGCAG aCGGACAAGAGGACCTCCAGAAATGCCCCCACCAAGACCCGCAGGACAGCTCGGACAACTCCTTCGGGGAGCTGTCTGACGGGAGCGATCTCAAGTCTCACCACAAGGTGGAGGAAGAGAGCCTCTCGTTCCAGTGCGAGGCGGGAGGAGGGGGCGAGTCCGAGGGCGACGGCAAATTGAAAAACGAGACGGAAAAAAAGCACACCTGCCCGGACTGCGGCAGCAGCTTCCGCTCCAGGTCCCACTTGAACAAGCACGTGCAGAAGGCTCACTGCCCCCAGAAGGGCATGCAAGCGCTGGGGGAACTGGCCCCCTTCTCCCCGCAACAGAACATGTCCCTCCTTGAGTCTTTCGGCTTCCAGATCGTCCAGTCCGCTTTCGCCTCCTCGCTGACTGATCCTGAGGCCGGGCACAGCGGGATGAACATGGGGGGCAAGTGA
- the LOC117427826 gene encoding POZ (BTB) and AT hook-containing zinc finger 1-like isoform X2, with protein MERISEQPWNSSYTYQVSKHSDEMLHNLNDQRKNGGRFCDVILRVGEDSFPAHKAVLAACSQYFESVFSCQAEGGGETKELEMHTISAKVFKDILDFAYTSKIVVRLECFPELMTAAKFLLMRSVIRICQEVIKQSNVQILVPPARGDPDLGFPLDMSNGSVFGTNGQAHDGDVNTQASGGLSLTDSSPSAIPPGLQGAERIPVTSPQLLVANPFQNAASGAAPVGAGGKRGRGRPKKIPAVDPMLFGGPTVSKEQGVFPCGLCGKLFTDGVRLRNHEAQHGAPSISLHSMGISATQQPRPGENGVPIHIGVADGTRKRERTRRHVGCDICGKVFRDVYHLNRHKLSHSGEKPYACPVCGLRFKRKDRMSYHVRSHDGSVGKPYVCQTCGKGFSRPDHLNGHIKQVHTSERPHKCQTCNASFATRDRLRSHLACHEDKIPCQVCGKFLRAAYMTDHLKKHSEGPHNYCNICNKGFSTASYLKVHVKSHHGAALPGSPHFTEQRDEPQNGGAAFHMGRTCAVEDFCASRRLLVSFPEAEVRFRGLPAPDPPTLPFCPPPIGFQPEVLLGKPGAQYFWECRAAGLPGRHADGQEDLQKCPHQDPQDSSDNSFGELSDGSDLKSHHKVEEESLSFQCEAGGGGESEGDGKLKNETEKKHTCPDCGSSFRSRSHLNKHVQKAHCPQKGMQALGELAPFSPQQNMSLLESFGFQIVQSAFASSLTDPEAGHSGMNMGGK; from the exons ATGGAGCGCATTTCGGAGCAGCCGTGGAATTCCTCGTACACCTACCAGGTGAGTAAACACAGCGACGAGATGCTTCACAACCTCAACGACCAGAGGAAAAATGGAGGAAGGTTTTGTGATGTGATCCTGCGGGTCGGGGAAGACAGCTTCCCGGCTCACAAAGCCGTGCTGGCGGCCTGCAGCCAGTACTTCGAGTCGGTGTTCAGCTGTCAGGCGGAAGGGGGCGGCGAGACCAAAGAGCTGGAGATGCACACGATCAGCGCCAAAGTTTTTAAGGACATTTTAGACTTCGCGTACACTTCGAAGATTGTCGTCAGACTCGAGTGCTTCCCGGAGCTAATGACAGCCGCCAAGTTTCTTCTGATGAGGTCCGTGATTCGGATATGCCAGGAGGTCATCAAGCAATCCAATGTGCAGATTCTGGTCCCGCCGGCTAGGGGTGATCCCGATCTGGGGTTTCCATTGGACATGTCAAATGGGTCCGTGTTCGGGACCAATGGACAGGCGCACGACGGCGACGTCAACACCCAAGCGAGCGGCGGGCTTTCCTTGACAGACAGTAGCCCATCTGCGATACCCCCGGGTCTGCAGGGGGCTGAACGGATTCCCGTGACGTCCCCGCAGCTGCTTGTGGCGAATCCGTTTCAAAACGCGGCGAGCGGCGCCGCTCCGGTTGGAGCGGGAGGGAAGCGGGGCAGAGGGCGACCCAAGAAGATCCCGGCGGTGGATCCCATGCTGTTCGGCGGCCCAACCGTTTCAAAAGAGCAGGGGGTCTTCCCCTGCGGGCTCTGCGGAAAGCTGTTCACCGACGGCGTTCGGCTCAGGAACCACGAAGCCCAGCACGGCGCTCCCAGCATCAGTCTCCACAGCATGGGCATCTCCGCCACGCAGCAACCGCGGCCGGGAGAAAACGGGGTTCCGATCCACATCGGGGTCGCAGACGGCACTCGGAAGCGGGAGAGGACCCGGAGGCACGTCGGGTGCGACATTTGCGGGAAGGTGTTTCGGGACGTCTATCACCTGAACCGGCACAAGCTCTCCCACTCCGGGGAGAAGCCCTACGCCTGTCCGGTTTGCGGGCTGCGTTTTAAGAGGAAGGACCGGATGTCTTACCACGTTCGGTCTCACGACGGCTCGGTCGGGAAACCCTACGTGTGTCAGACCTGCGGCAAGGGATTCTCCAG GCCGGACCACCTAAACGGACACATCAAGCAGGTGCACACCTCGGAGAGACCCCACAAGTGTCAG ACCTGCAATGCCTCCTTCGCCACGAGGGACAGGCTGCGCTCCCACCTGGCGTGCCACGAGGATAAAATCCCGTGCCAGGTGTGTGGCAAGTTCCTGCGGGCCGCCTACATGACGGACCACCTAAAGAAGCACAGCGAGGGTCCGCACAACTACTGCAACATCTGCAACAAAG GTTTCTCCACTGCTTCCTACCTAAAGGTCCATGTTAAAAGCCACCACGGTGCCGCCCTCCCCGGCAGCCCCCACTTTACTGAGCAGAGGGATGAGCCCCAGAACGGGGGCGCGGCCTTCCACATGGGCAGGACTTGTGCTGTCGAAG ACTTTTGTGCCAGTCGGAGGCTGCTGGTCAGTTTCCCTGAAGCAGAGGTGCGTTTCCGAGGGCTGCCTGCCCCGGACCCGCCCACGCTGCCCTTCTGCCCTCCTCCCATTGGCTTCCAGCCCGAGGTGTTGCTGGGGAAACCTGGCGCTCAGTATTTTTGGGAGTGCCGGGCGGCCGGCCTGCCTGGGCGTCACGCAG aCGGACAAGAGGACCTCCAGAAATGCCCCCACCAAGACCCGCAGGACAGCTCGGACAACTCCTTCGGGGAGCTGTCTGACGGGAGCGATCTCAAGTCTCACCACAAGGTGGAGGAAGAGAGCCTCTCGTTCCAGTGCGAGGCGGGAGGAGGGGGCGAGTCCGAGGGCGACGGCAAATTGAAAAACGAGACGGAAAAAAAGCACACCTGCCCGGACTGCGGCAGCAGCTTCCGCTCCAGGTCCCACTTGAACAAGCACGTGCAGAAGGCTCACTGCCCCCAGAAGGGCATGCAAGCGCTGGGGGAACTGGCCCCCTTCTCCCCGCAACAGAACATGTCCCTCCTTGAGTCTTTCGGCTTCCAGATCGTCCAGTCCGCTTTCGCCTCCTCGCTGACTGATCCTGAGGCCGGGCACAGCGGGATGAACATGGGGGGCAAGTGA
- the LOC117427826 gene encoding POZ-, AT hook-, and zinc finger-containing protein 1-like isoform X4, with protein sequence MERISEQPWNSSYTYQVSKHSDEMLHNLNDQRKNGGRFCDVILRVGEDSFPAHKAVLAACSQYFESVFSCQAEGGGETKELEMHTISAKVFKDILDFAYTSKIVVRLECFPELMTAAKFLLMRSVIRICQEVIKQSNVQILVPPARGDPDLGFPLDMSNGSVFGTNGQAHDGDVNTQASGGLSLTDSSPSAIPPGLQGAERIPVTSPQLLVANPFQNAASGAAPVGAGGKRGRGRPKKIPAVDPMLFGGPTVSKEQGVFPCGLCGKLFTDGVRLRNHEAQHGAPSISLHSMGISATQQPRPGENGVPIHIGVADGTRKRERTRRHVGCDICGKVFRDVYHLNRHKLSHSGEKPYACPVCGLRFKRKDRMSYHVRSHDGSVGKPYVCQTCGKGFSRPDHLNGHIKQVHTSERPHKCQVEEVKGHGSNDYNAFCVNLLKTCNASFATRDRLRSHLACHEDKIPCQVCGKFLRAAYMTDHLKKHSEGPHNYCNICNKGFSTASYLKVHVKSHHGAALPGSPHFTEQRDEPQNGGAAFHMGRTCAVEDGQEDLQKCPHQDPQDSSDNSFGELSDGSDLKSHHKVEEESLSFQCEAGGGGESEGDGKLKNETEKKHTCPDCGSSFRSRSHLNKHVQKAHCPQKGMQALGELAPFSPQQNMSLLESFGFQIVQSAFASSLTDPEAGHSGMNMGGK encoded by the exons ATGGAGCGCATTTCGGAGCAGCCGTGGAATTCCTCGTACACCTACCAGGTGAGTAAACACAGCGACGAGATGCTTCACAACCTCAACGACCAGAGGAAAAATGGAGGAAGGTTTTGTGATGTGATCCTGCGGGTCGGGGAAGACAGCTTCCCGGCTCACAAAGCCGTGCTGGCGGCCTGCAGCCAGTACTTCGAGTCGGTGTTCAGCTGTCAGGCGGAAGGGGGCGGCGAGACCAAAGAGCTGGAGATGCACACGATCAGCGCCAAAGTTTTTAAGGACATTTTAGACTTCGCGTACACTTCGAAGATTGTCGTCAGACTCGAGTGCTTCCCGGAGCTAATGACAGCCGCCAAGTTTCTTCTGATGAGGTCCGTGATTCGGATATGCCAGGAGGTCATCAAGCAATCCAATGTGCAGATTCTGGTCCCGCCGGCTAGGGGTGATCCCGATCTGGGGTTTCCATTGGACATGTCAAATGGGTCCGTGTTCGGGACCAATGGACAGGCGCACGACGGCGACGTCAACACCCAAGCGAGCGGCGGGCTTTCCTTGACAGACAGTAGCCCATCTGCGATACCCCCGGGTCTGCAGGGGGCTGAACGGATTCCCGTGACGTCCCCGCAGCTGCTTGTGGCGAATCCGTTTCAAAACGCGGCGAGCGGCGCCGCTCCGGTTGGAGCGGGAGGGAAGCGGGGCAGAGGGCGACCCAAGAAGATCCCGGCGGTGGATCCCATGCTGTTCGGCGGCCCAACCGTTTCAAAAGAGCAGGGGGTCTTCCCCTGCGGGCTCTGCGGAAAGCTGTTCACCGACGGCGTTCGGCTCAGGAACCACGAAGCCCAGCACGGCGCTCCCAGCATCAGTCTCCACAGCATGGGCATCTCCGCCACGCAGCAACCGCGGCCGGGAGAAAACGGGGTTCCGATCCACATCGGGGTCGCAGACGGCACTCGGAAGCGGGAGAGGACCCGGAGGCACGTCGGGTGCGACATTTGCGGGAAGGTGTTTCGGGACGTCTATCACCTGAACCGGCACAAGCTCTCCCACTCCGGGGAGAAGCCCTACGCCTGTCCGGTTTGCGGGCTGCGTTTTAAGAGGAAGGACCGGATGTCTTACCACGTTCGGTCTCACGACGGCTCGGTCGGGAAACCCTACGTGTGTCAGACCTGCGGCAAGGGATTCTCCAG GCCGGACCACCTAAACGGACACATCAAGCAGGTGCACACCTCGGAGAGACCCCACAAGTGTCAG GTTGAAGAGGTGAAAGGCCATGGCAGTAATGACTATAACGCTTTTTGTGTTAATCTCTTGAAGACCTGCAATGCCTCCTTCGCCACGAGGGACAGGCTGCGCTCCCACCTGGCGTGCCACGAGGATAAAATCCCGTGCCAGGTGTGTGGCAAGTTCCTGCGGGCCGCCTACATGACGGACCACCTAAAGAAGCACAGCGAGGGTCCGCACAACTACTGCAACATCTGCAACAAAG GTTTCTCCACTGCTTCCTACCTAAAGGTCCATGTTAAAAGCCACCACGGTGCCGCCCTCCCCGGCAGCCCCCACTTTACTGAGCAGAGGGATGAGCCCCAGAACGGGGGCGCGGCCTTCCACATGGGCAGGACTTGTGCTGTCGAAG aCGGACAAGAGGACCTCCAGAAATGCCCCCACCAAGACCCGCAGGACAGCTCGGACAACTCCTTCGGGGAGCTGTCTGACGGGAGCGATCTCAAGTCTCACCACAAGGTGGAGGAAGAGAGCCTCTCGTTCCAGTGCGAGGCGGGAGGAGGGGGCGAGTCCGAGGGCGACGGCAAATTGAAAAACGAGACGGAAAAAAAGCACACCTGCCCGGACTGCGGCAGCAGCTTCCGCTCCAGGTCCCACTTGAACAAGCACGTGCAGAAGGCTCACTGCCCCCAGAAGGGCATGCAAGCGCTGGGGGAACTGGCCCCCTTCTCCCCGCAACAGAACATGTCCCTCCTTGAGTCTTTCGGCTTCCAGATCGTCCAGTCCGCTTTCGCCTCCTCGCTGACTGATCCTGAGGCCGGGCACAGCGGGATGAACATGGGGGGCAAGTGA